A genome region from Brassica oleracea var. oleracea cultivar TO1000 chromosome C2, BOL, whole genome shotgun sequence includes the following:
- the LOC106325209 gene encoding uncharacterized protein LOC106325209, giving the protein MSRMMNSNSKTSVSGDLTSAKLINYTGEPVNRSSETANSYVVARPKKGITGDSSANAVAGEARYKKRQGKAVVSSDKSDAVLSFRDLGLGPHEDAFRSRDAAHQRAGYCDSGVYSTRED; this is encoded by the exons ATGTCAAGAATGATGAATTCCAACAGCAAGACCTCTGTTTCCGGCGATCTTACCTCCGCGAAGTTGATCAACTACACCGGTGAGCCTGTGAACCGTTCCTCTGAAACCGCCAATTCCTATGTCGTAGCTAGGCCAAAAAAAGGCATAACTGGTGACTCCTCCGCCAACGCTGTCGCCGGTGAAGCTAGGTACAAGAAACGCCAAGGAAAGGCCGTTGTCTCCTCTGACAAGTCCGATGCAGTTTTGTCCTTCAGGGATTTGGGACTCGGACCACACGAAGACGCCTTTAGGTCTAGAGATGCTGCTCATCAACGAGCAG GGTATTGTGATTCAGGGGTTTATTCCACCAGGGAGGATTGA